In Anaerococcus prevotii DSM 20548, the following are encoded in one genomic region:
- a CDS encoding DNA topoisomerase 3 — MKLVIAEKPSVAVTIAKVIGARTRKNGYYEGGGYIVSWCVGHLIQMASPDKIDEKWKKWTIENLPIIPEEYIYEVSKSTKKQYGVLKKLLNDKNIDTVINACDAGREGELIFRLVYNQAKCKKKIQRLWISSMENKAIEDGFRNLKDGENFEDLYRSASARAIVDWLVGMNLSRLYSCIYKETYSVGRVQTPTLYLIAKRDSEINLFKKQKYYTVDLSYGGLKLVSDRIDKIEVAEQLLNLLEDEIVITEVEDKEISTRPDKPYDLTTLQREANKYFGYSANDTLNLAQGLYEKKLITYPRTDSRHLTDDMVNTMKELLEGFEEDFKINESNFKSIFNSSKVTDHYAIIPTISGIGKAKDLSDKESKIYNLIKNKLLASCSDNLKESSRKIRYEYDKFNFNASGKTVIDEGYTKYLKPYGKERQENELPDVKTGDKIKLTSKNISEKFTKAPSHYNEDTLLKAMENAGIKSLDKDIEVERKGLGTPATRAGIIENLIHKDLIRRDKKKLLVTEKGNRLVSIVEDKFKSAETTSEWEMKLAKISSGEVDKEDFLREIEDSIRELVDRYKNNLNE, encoded by the coding sequence ATGAAATTAGTAATAGCAGAAAAACCAAGTGTAGCAGTTACAATTGCAAAAGTAATTGGAGCAAGAACAAGAAAAAACGGATATTATGAGGGAGGTGGATACATTGTTTCTTGGTGTGTTGGTCATTTAATTCAAATGGCAAGTCCAGATAAGATAGACGAAAAATGGAAGAAATGGACAATAGAAAATCTTCCAATAATCCCAGAAGAATATATTTATGAAGTATCTAAAAGCACTAAAAAGCAATATGGAGTTTTAAAGAAGCTTTTAAACGATAAGAACATCGACACAGTAATAAATGCTTGTGATGCTGGAAGAGAGGGAGAACTTATTTTTAGGCTTGTATATAATCAAGCTAAATGTAAGAAGAAAATTCAAAGACTTTGGATATCTTCAATGGAAAACAAAGCTATTGAAGATGGCTTTAGAAATCTTAAAGACGGAGAAAACTTTGAAGACTTATATAGATCGGCAAGTGCAAGAGCAATTGTGGATTGGCTGGTAGGAATGAATTTAAGTAGGCTTTATTCTTGCATTTACAAGGAAACATATTCAGTCGGTAGAGTACAAACTCCAACTCTATATTTAATAGCTAAAAGGGATAGTGAAATAAACCTGTTTAAGAAGCAAAAATATTATACAGTTGACCTATCTTATGGAGGATTAAAACTTGTATCAGATAGGATTGATAAAATTGAAGTTGCAGAGCAACTTTTAAACTTGCTAGAAGATGAAATAGTTATTACAGAGGTAGAAGATAAAGAAATAAGCACAAGACCAGATAAACCTTATGATCTCACTACCTTACAAAGAGAAGCAAACAAATATTTTGGATATTCAGCAAATGACACTTTAAACCTGGCACAAGGCTTGTATGAAAAAAAGCTAATCACATATCCAAGAACAGATAGTAGGCATTTAACCGATGATATGGTTAATACTATGAAAGAATTATTAGAAGGATTTGAAGAAGATTTTAAAATCAACGAATCAAACTTTAAGTCTATTTTTAATTCATCTAAGGTTACAGACCACTATGCGATTATTCCTACTATATCAGGCATTGGAAAAGCCAAAGATTTATCTGATAAAGAAAGCAAAATCTATAATCTAATTAAGAATAAATTACTTGCTTCATGTTCGGATAATTTAAAGGAATCTAGCAGAAAAATCAGATATGAATATGATAAATTTAACTTCAATGCAAGTGGCAAGACTGTAATCGATGAGGGTTATACCAAGTATCTAAAGCCTTATGGAAAGGAAAGACAAGAAAATGAATTACCAGATGTAAAGACTGGAGATAAAATTAAGCTAACTTCTAAAAATATATCGGAGAAATTTACCAAAGCTCCAAGTCATTATAATGAAGATACACTTTTAAAGGCTATGGAGAATGCAGGGATTAAATCGCTGGATAAAGACATAGAAGTAGAAAGAAAAGGCTTAGGAACACCAGCTACAAGAGCAGGAATTATTGAAAATCTTATCCATAAGGATCTTATAAGAAGAGATAAGAAAAAATTACTTGTAACAGAAAAAGGCAATAGACTTGTATCGATTGTAGAGGATAAGTTTAAATCAGCTGAAACAACATCTGAATGGGAAATGAAACTTGCAAAGATAAGCTCAGGCGAAGTAGATAAAGAAGACTTTTTAAGAGAAATTGAAGATAGTATAAGGGAGCTTGTAGACAGGTACAAGAATAATCTAAATGAATAA
- a CDS encoding nucleotidyl transferase AbiEii/AbiGii toxin family protein, with amino-acid sequence MNKFYIKNKEDLRILIVNTARKKNISEAVIEKDYWVTFILDYLFNENKWKEYFTFKGGTSLSKCFGLIERFSEDIDLILDWRVLGYEEKEPWLKRSNTKQDKFNKAVNEKTEVFLRDEFLKVLEQDLKDMNFEFSIDTIDPQTILCKYPKIFESNYLTQNIRLEIGSLAAWTPAIGVKISPTISEAYLNVFKEKTNIRTVSAERTFWEKATILHHEANRPEASPMPHRYARHFYDLYKISKSDYKNKALGDKDLLKKVTEFKMKFYPRKWARYEEALNGRLKLVPREYRFSEIEKDYKAMSEMIYGDYPNFEEIIKVLKELEKEINK; translated from the coding sequence ATGAATAAGTTCTATATAAAAAATAAAGAAGATCTAAGGATTTTAATAGTAAACACTGCTAGAAAGAAAAATATATCTGAAGCAGTCATTGAAAAAGACTATTGGGTTACTTTTATCTTAGACTATCTATTTAATGAAAATAAATGGAAAGAATATTTTACTTTTAAGGGTGGAACATCACTTTCAAAATGTTTTGGACTCATTGAAAGATTTTCTGAAGATATAGATCTAATCTTAGATTGGCGAGTATTAGGATATGAAGAAAAAGAACCGTGGTTAAAAAGGTCAAATACCAAGCAAGATAAATTCAACAAAGCAGTTAATGAAAAGACAGAAGTATTTTTAAGAGATGAATTTTTAAAAGTCTTAGAACAAGATTTAAAGGACATGAACTTTGAATTTTCCATAGATACAATAGACCCACAAACAATTCTATGTAAATATCCTAAAATCTTTGAATCTAATTATTTGACACAAAATATAAGACTTGAAATAGGAAGCCTTGCAGCATGGACACCTGCAATTGGAGTTAAAATTTCACCAACAATTAGTGAAGCATATCTAAATGTATTTAAAGAAAAAACTAATATAAGAACAGTGTCAGCAGAGAGAACTTTTTGGGAAAAGGCAACTATACTTCATCACGAAGCAAATAGACCAGAAGCTTCTCCTATGCCACATAGGTATGCAAGACACTTTTATGACCTATATAAAATATCGAAGTCAGATTATAAAAATAAAGCTCTGGGTGATAAAGATTTATTAAAAAAAGTGACTGAATTTAAAATGAAATTCTACCCTAGAAAGTGGGCAAGGTATGAAGAAGCATTAAATGGTAGATTAAAGTTAGTTCCAAGAGAGTACCGATTTTCTGAAATAGAAAAAGATTATAAGGCTATGTCAGAAATGATTTATGGAGACTATCCAAACTTTGAAGAGATTATAAAAGTTCTTAAAGAACTAGAAAAAGAAATTAATAAGTAG
- a CDS encoding helicase-related protein produces the protein MQVNDFKNIQEAIKYEVLQDEKEYLKLLKVIGNNQKYDFSSQLSIYNKEPEARACATFDMWKKYFGRVVMRGQKGIPILVGSDVNQRISYIFDISQTTSMDRNINEVSLWQFDHENHNDALKEIIRDSSFEASDSLNENIFSLSRIYGDEYINLALADLRIDIEDRLSFEKFMRDSISYAVANRFNTVYPMDMENLKNNFSRINTISLEQIGLVISRVSEDIIDSTIEKSKEMDRARLLTERAGGDYNRDIENINKDRGGQNDLYRRDDRSRSRDGRVFTDGSDRGNSNEDRRENIGHDGEGSGIYGEISESDLRSSKTVLSSGKRGHGELEETSENARGENTFEPSEGNSDSGSGLYQERESQDDESTRIDREDDERESRGIPRTDEQLDGNSKEDGNQGIRGSLENEISQEKEADEASFFDGKNTENRKDYWIVEFNENHELVPDYSGQIVTKDLINVLRQKDIDVKDHNQTLGENEFGEMTDDYIGYFKFYFDHYVDGEVVEHYRIDLGDGEEVNEREFSYLEEQVAISEEKSLQEEVKEKIEPKFKIGDQVRYKDKDFTITDFDELSRGLKTVTIRDNMEYMGGMIRGSEVIPYRSDSYLEEIFENLSQTSEKLAVKIGKEFILEDDNTFHGINLIETETKVEINGEEFPLYKGETFEESRKIDDLLDSGNYEIYKLSEHEKQIERQVEQESFIDNYNPEIDQMMDRYDVPREAAENLLRGKEDLKNLGYEPNKEKLSFARNYDLRNHIYSEYLTPSERLDKNIKAIKMLKRLENENRSPREYEQAYLADYLGWGGLADVFDEEKGGQWLEARNILKENLTNEEYLNAKESTLTSFYTPREVMDGIYKTLTDMGFKTGNILEPSAGVGNFIGNMPSEIKGSKVYGVEKDSLSGRIARELYPEANIQIKGFEETNFSNNFFDLVIGNVPFGDFKVNDREYNRNNFLIHDYFFAKSIDKVRNGGIIAFITSSGTMDKKDESVRKYINARCEFLGAMRLPNTTFKGLAGTEVTSDIIFLKKRDSVIERDDDWIHLATDKKGLTYNKYFVDNPQMVLGDMKEVSGRFGNTITCDEKEDENLKDLMDLASKEISSNSKYEEVELLEDEELSLPATDDVKNFSYTIIDEEVYLRENSVLIKQNISDKNKEKIKDYLDVMNALKDVIEKQKDDFSDEEIKESQAKLNGVYDNFSKKHGFINSLSNTRALKEDSNFPLVSSIEILDDEDNFKAKSDIFSKRTITKAKVVDHVDTSLEALVLSVSQKGYVDFEYMESITNKDRDALIGELEGEIFLDIKDKDLINNRMPFENFNNDNPFHFSYVSADEYLSGNIREKIGYLNSYIGEIENVIDLAPSEKKDTLLNELGKLKYQREKLQEVMPEELTASDINVRLGATWIPQKDIEDFTFNLLKTPGYDRWNINVRFSPHTSEWNIEGKSVDSTNDLANMTYGTSRVNAYKLIENALNLKDTKVFDQIINDDGSKTSVLNKKETMLASQKQELIKEEFKNWIFEDPDRRYRLEKIYNEKFNSIRNREFDGSNLTFDGMNTEIRLREHQKNAIARTLYGGNTLLAHVVGAGKTFEMVASAMESKKLGLASKSLFVVPNHLTTQIGREFMQLYPSANIMVADKKDFQPKNRKRFIGRIATGEYDAVIIGHSQFEKIPMSKEYQIRHIQDQIDDIVSFIDENKRNRGENFTVKQLEKTKKKLLVRLEKLNDDFKKDDVITFEELGVDKLFIDEAHNYKNLFLHTKMRNVAGIGQSEAFKSSDMYMKCRYMDEMTDGKGVVFATGTPISNSMTELYTMQRYLQYDDLKARGLEHFDAWASTFGETENTFELSPEGTGYRQKTRFSKFYNLPELMSMFKEVADIKTSDRLNLPVPEANFEVIKTKPTEEQKEILEAISERADAVRNNQVEPTKDNMLKITNDGKKLALDQRLINPLLPDDPNSKVNVCVKNIFSIWDKTKENSSTQLVFSDMSTPKGDGEFNIYDDIRNKLVNMGIPKEEIAFIHEADTDKQKDELFSKVRRGEVRVLLGSTQKMGAGTNVQNKLIALHDLDVPWRPSDLEQRSGRIVRQGNENDRVNIFRYVTENTFDSYLWVRHEVA, from the coding sequence ATGCAAGTAAATGATTTTAAGAATATACAAGAAGCTATAAAGTATGAAGTGTTACAAGATGAAAAAGAATATCTAAAACTCTTAAAAGTTATAGGCAATAATCAGAAATATGATTTTTCCAGCCAATTAAGTATATATAACAAAGAACCTGAAGCTAGAGCTTGTGCGACCTTTGATATGTGGAAGAAATATTTTGGTCGAGTTGTTATGAGAGGTCAAAAGGGTATTCCAATTTTAGTTGGAAGTGATGTAAATCAAAGAATTTCATATATTTTCGATATTAGTCAGACCACATCAATGGATAGGAATATCAATGAGGTTAGCTTATGGCAGTTTGACCACGAAAACCATAACGATGCTTTAAAAGAAATAATAAGAGATTCTTCATTTGAAGCCAGTGATTCACTCAATGAAAATATATTTTCTTTAAGCCGAATTTATGGAGATGAATATATTAATTTGGCTCTTGCTGATTTAAGGATAGATATAGAGGATAGACTTAGTTTTGAAAAGTTTATGAGAGACTCAATATCCTATGCAGTAGCTAATAGGTTTAATACAGTCTATCCTATGGATATGGAAAATTTAAAAAATAATTTTTCTAGGATTAATACTATTTCTTTAGAACAGATAGGTCTTGTAATATCAAGGGTTAGCGAAGATATTATAGATAGCACAATAGAAAAATCTAAGGAAATGGATCGAGCTAGGCTGCTGACAGAAAGGGCCGGTGGCGACTATAATAGAGATATAGAAAATATAAATAAAGATAGAGGAGGTCAAAATGATTTATATAGACGAGATGATAGGTCAAGAAGTAGAGATGGACGAGTTTTCACAGATGGAAGCGACAGAGGAAATAGCAATGAAGATCGAAGAGAAAACATTGGACATGATGGAGAAGGATCTGGAATTTATGGAGAAATTTCCGAATCCGACCTACGCAGTTCTAAGACTGTCTTATCTAGTGGGAAGCGAGGACATGGAGAACTGGAAGAAACTTCAGAAAATGCACGAGGAGAAAACACTTTTGAACCATCTGAAGGAAATTCAGACTCAGGCAGTGGACTATATCAAGAGAGAGAAAGTCAAGATGATGAAAGCACAAGGATTGACAGAGAAGATGATGAGAGAGAATCCAGAGGAATACCAAGGACAGATGAACAACTTGATGGCAACAGTAAAGAAGATGGCAATCAAGGAATACGTGGAAGCCTAGAAAATGAAATAAGCCAAGAAAAGGAAGCTGATGAAGCTTCTTTTTTTGATGGCAAAAACACTGAAAATAGAAAAGATTATTGGATTGTAGAATTTAATGAAAACCATGAATTAGTTCCCGATTATAGTGGGCAGATAGTAACTAAAGACTTAATTAATGTCCTAAGACAAAAGGATATTGATGTTAAAGACCATAATCAAACTCTTGGAGAAAATGAATTTGGAGAAATGACTGATGATTATATCGGATATTTCAAATTCTATTTTGACCACTATGTAGACGGCGAAGTTGTCGAACACTATAGGATTGACCTTGGTGATGGTGAAGAAGTAAATGAGCGTGAATTTTCATATTTAGAAGAGCAAGTTGCAATAAGCGAGGAAAAATCTTTACAAGAAGAAGTAAAGGAAAAGATAGAGCCTAAATTTAAGATAGGCGATCAGGTAAGATATAAGGATAAGGACTTTACCATTACAGATTTTGATGAACTAAGTAGAGGACTTAAAACTGTAACCATTAGAGATAATATGGAGTATATGGGAGGTATGATTAGGGGTTCGGAAGTAATTCCATATAGAAGCGATTCATACCTTGAAGAAATCTTTGAAAATCTAAGTCAAACATCAGAAAAACTAGCAGTAAAGATCGGTAAGGAATTTATTTTAGAAGATGATAATACATTTCATGGAATTAACTTGATTGAAACAGAAACTAAAGTAGAAATTAATGGGGAAGAATTTCCCTTATATAAGGGTGAAACATTTGAAGAAAGTAGAAAGATTGATGACCTTTTAGATAGTGGAAATTATGAGATATACAAATTATCTGAGCATGAAAAACAAATTGAAAGACAAGTAGAACAAGAAAGCTTTATTGATAACTACAATCCTGAAATTGACCAAATGATGGATAGGTATGATGTCCCAAGAGAAGCAGCCGAAAACTTATTGAGGGGTAAAGAAGATTTAAAGAATCTAGGCTATGAACCTAATAAGGAAAAGCTAAGTTTTGCTAGAAATTATGACTTGAGAAATCATATCTACTCAGAATACCTAACACCATCAGAAAGGCTAGATAAAAATATAAAAGCTATTAAGATGCTCAAAAGACTTGAAAATGAAAATAGGAGTCCAAGAGAGTATGAACAAGCCTATCTTGCTGATTATTTAGGTTGGGGTGGTCTTGCCGATGTCTTTGATGAAGAAAAGGGAGGACAATGGCTTGAAGCAAGGAATATTTTAAAGGAAAATCTGACAAATGAAGAGTATTTGAATGCTAAAGAGTCTACTTTAACATCCTTTTATACACCTAGAGAGGTAATGGATGGAATATATAAGACTCTAACAGATATGGGTTTTAAGACTGGGAATATCCTCGAACCATCTGCAGGGGTTGGTAACTTCATTGGTAATATGCCAAGTGAAATAAAAGGCTCTAAAGTCTATGGAGTCGAAAAAGATAGTCTAAGCGGAAGAATAGCAAGAGAGCTTTATCCTGAAGCTAATATTCAAATTAAAGGTTTTGAAGAAACAAACTTCTCAAATAACTTTTTCGATTTAGTTATAGGAAATGTTCCCTTTGGAGATTTTAAAGTTAATGATCGTGAATATAACAGAAACAACTTTCTGATTCACGATTATTTTTTTGCAAAGTCAATAGATAAGGTTAGGAATGGAGGAATTATTGCCTTCATAACATCATCTGGAACTATGGATAAAAAAGATGAATCTGTTAGAAAATATATTAATGCAAGATGTGAGTTTTTAGGAGCTATGAGGCTTCCTAATACAACATTTAAAGGACTTGCTGGGACAGAAGTTACTTCAGATATTATTTTCTTAAAAAAGAGAGATTCAGTTATAGAAAGAGATGATGATTGGATACACCTAGCAACTGATAAAAAGGGTTTGACTTATAATAAATATTTTGTAGATAATCCTCAAATGGTACTAGGAGATATGAAAGAAGTATCTGGAAGATTTGGAAATACAATTACTTGTGATGAAAAAGAAGACGAAAATCTAAAGGATTTAATGGATCTTGCAAGTAAGGAAATTTCTTCAAATTCTAAATATGAAGAAGTTGAGCTATTGGAAGATGAAGAATTAAGTCTTCCAGCAACAGATGATGTTAAAAACTTTTCTTACACTATTATTGATGAAGAAGTCTACCTAAGAGAAAACTCAGTCTTAATTAAGCAGAATATATCAGATAAAAACAAAGAAAAGATAAAAGATTATCTTGATGTAATGAATGCTTTAAAAGATGTAATAGAAAAGCAAAAAGACGATTTTTCTGACGAGGAAATAAAAGAGTCACAAGCAAAGTTAAATGGGGTCTATGATAACTTTTCAAAGAAACATGGCTTTATTAACTCCTTATCGAATACTAGAGCCTTAAAGGAAGACTCAAACTTTCCTTTGGTATCATCAATAGAAATACTTGATGATGAGGATAATTTCAAAGCTAAGAGTGATATATTTTCAAAAAGAACAATAACAAAGGCAAAAGTAGTAGACCATGTAGACACTTCCCTTGAAGCCTTAGTCTTATCAGTTTCACAAAAGGGATATGTAGATTTTGAATATATGGAATCTATCACTAACAAAGATAGGGACGCCTTAATTGGTGAGCTTGAGGGCGAAATATTTTTAGATATTAAGGATAAAGACCTAATAAATAACAGAATGCCCTTTGAAAACTTTAACAATGACAATCCATTTCATTTTTCATATGTATCAGCTGATGAGTATTTAAGTGGCAATATTAGAGAAAAGATTGGCTATCTCAATTCATATATCGGAGAAATTGAAAATGTAATAGATTTAGCACCTTCTGAAAAGAAAGACACATTATTAAACGAGTTAGGCAAACTCAAATATCAAAGAGAAAAATTACAAGAAGTTATGCCTGAAGAACTCACTGCTTCTGATATAAATGTAAGGTTAGGAGCAACTTGGATACCTCAAAAAGATATAGAAGACTTTACTTTTAACCTTTTAAAAACACCAGGCTATGATAGGTGGAATATAAATGTTAGGTTCTCACCACATACAAGTGAATGGAACATTGAGGGTAAAAGTGTTGACTCGACTAATGACCTCGCTAACATGACTTATGGTACAAGTAGAGTGAATGCCTATAAGCTAATTGAAAATGCCCTTAATCTAAAAGATACGAAGGTATTTGACCAAATAATAAATGATGATGGTTCTAAGACTTCTGTATTAAACAAAAAAGAAACTATGCTTGCAAGTCAAAAGCAAGAACTAATTAAAGAAGAATTTAAGAATTGGATATTTGAAGATCCTGATAGAAGATATAGGTTAGAAAAGATTTATAATGAAAAATTTAACTCAATTAGAAATAGAGAATTTGATGGTTCTAACTTAACTTTTGATGGAATGAATACTGAAATCAGACTTCGAGAACATCAAAAAAATGCCATAGCAAGGACTTTATATGGTGGAAATACACTACTTGCCCATGTAGTTGGAGCAGGAAAAACTTTTGAAATGGTAGCTTCTGCTATGGAATCTAAAAAGTTGGGACTTGCAAGTAAATCATTATTTGTAGTTCCTAACCATCTAACTACTCAAATTGGTAGAGAGTTTATGCAATTATATCCGTCAGCAAACATTATGGTGGCCGATAAAAAAGACTTTCAACCCAAAAATAGGAAAAGATTTATTGGTAGGATTGCAACGGGAGAATATGATGCAGTTATCATAGGACACTCTCAATTTGAAAAAATACCAATGTCTAAGGAATACCAGATAAGGCATATACAAGACCAAATAGATGATATAGTTTCCTTTATTGATGAGAACAAAAGAAATAGAGGGGAAAATTTCACAGTAAAACAACTAGAAAAGACAAAGAAGAAACTATTGGTAAGACTTGAAAAGCTAAATGATGACTTTAAAAAAGATGATGTAATAACCTTTGAAGAACTAGGAGTAGATAAGTTATTTATAGACGAAGCTCATAATTACAAAAACTTATTCTTGCATACCAAGATGAGAAATGTTGCGGGTATCGGTCAAAGTGAAGCCTTTAAGTCTTCGGATATGTATATGAAATGTAGGTATATGGATGAAATGACAGATGGAAAGGGAGTTGTATTTGCTACTGGTACACCAATATCAAATTCAATGACAGAGCTTTATACCATGCAAAGATACCTTCAATATGACGATTTAAAGGCAAGAGGATTAGAACATTTTGACGCTTGGGCTTCTACTTTTGGAGAAACAGAAAACACATTTGAATTATCTCCAGAAGGCACTGGATATAGGCAAAAGACAAGATTTTCAAAGTTTTATAACTTGCCAGAATTGATGTCTATGTTTAAAGAAGTAGCAGATATAAAGACTTCAGATAGGTTAAATTTGCCAGTTCCAGAAGCAAACTTCGAAGTTATTAAAACAAAACCTACTGAGGAACAAAAAGAAATATTAGAAGCTATTTCAGAAAGAGCGGATGCAGTTAGAAATAATCAAGTCGAGCCAACAAAAGACAATATGTTAAAGATTACAAATGATGGTAAAAAACTTGCCCTTGACCAAAGATTAATAAATCCACTACTTCCAGATGATCCTAATTCAAAGGTAAATGTATGTGTAAAAAATATCTTTTCGATCTGGGATAAGACAAAAGAAAATTCATCGACCCAACTAGTGTTTTCAGATATGTCCACACCAAAAGGAGATGGTGAATTTAATATCTATGATGATATTAGAAATAAGCTAGTGAATATGGGAATACCTAAAGAAGAAATAGCCTTTATCCACGAAGCAGATACAGACAAACAAAAAGACGAATTATTCTCCAAGGTAAGAAGAGGAGAAGTAAGAGTGTTATTAGGCTCTACTCAAAAAATGGGAGCAGGTACAAATGTACAGAACAAATTAATAGCCTTACATGATTTAGACGTCCCATGGAGACCGTCTGACCTAGAGCAAAGAAGTGGTAGAATTGTTCGTCAAGGCAATGAAAATGATAGGGTAAATATTTTTAGATATGTTACAGAGAATACCTTTGATTCTTATTTGTGGGTGCGACATGAAGTCGCTTAA
- a CDS encoding DNA cytosine methyltransferase produces MNKVKILELFGGIGAIRKAFINLKIPYEVVDYVEIDKACVKSYNALYGEEYKAKSVVGYKAPNEKIDLIMHGSPCQDFSRIGKKQGGVKNSGTRSSLLFETIRIIKEIKDKPKWIIWENVKGVLDRNMRDSFFIYLKELENLGYKSKYEILNAMDFGIPQKRERIFVVSQFGENNFSFNKLERKETRPLSEFLEKNISELYTMTQPYMLKFLNKGIDNSFKGRLKVIKDFSYTISTKQMRVPNSGIIDIGNGQYRYLTERECLRLMGFDDRDIDKLEEVHPRRKNCTSSKLYKQAGNSIVVNILMAIIKEIHRMEVENASK; encoded by the coding sequence ATGAATAAGGTAAAAATATTAGAGCTTTTCGGTGGCATAGGTGCTATCAGAAAAGCTTTTATTAATTTGAAGATACCTTATGAAGTAGTTGATTATGTAGAAATAGATAAGGCTTGTGTTAAATCATATAACGCACTTTATGGAGAAGAATATAAAGCAAAATCAGTAGTAGGATATAAAGCTCCTAATGAAAAGATAGACTTAATTATGCATGGAAGTCCTTGCCAAGACTTTTCAAGAATTGGAAAAAAGCAGGGAGGAGTTAAAAATTCAGGAACTAGATCAAGCCTACTATTTGAAACAATTAGAATAATAAAAGAAATTAAAGATAAACCTAAATGGATAATTTGGGAAAATGTAAAGGGAGTCCTTGATAGAAATATGAGGGACTCCTTTTTTATTTATCTAAAAGAGCTAGAAAACCTTGGATATAAAAGCAAATATGAAATCTTAAATGCAATGGACTTTGGGATACCTCAAAAAAGGGAGAGGATATTTGTTGTTTCACAATTTGGAGAAAATAACTTTTCTTTTAATAAATTGGAGAGGAAAGAAACAAGACCACTAAGTGAATTTTTAGAAAAGAATATAAGTGAACTTTATACCATGACTCAACCTTATATGCTGAAATTTTTAAATAAAGGCATAGATAATAGTTTTAAAGGGCGACTAAAAGTTATTAAAGATTTTTCTTATACTATTTCTACAAAACAGATGAGAGTACCTAATTCTGGAATAATAGACATTGGAAACGGTCAGTATAGGTATTTAACAGAAAGAGAATGTCTAAGACTCATGGGTTTTGATGATAGAGATATAGACAAACTAGAAGAAGTACATCCAAGAAGAAAAAATTGCACCTCAAGTAAACTATATAAGCAGGCCGGCAATTCTATTGTGGTTAATATTTTAATGGCGATTATAAAAGAAATTCATAGAATGGAGGTAGAAAATGCAAGTAAATGA
- a CDS encoding DUF6088 family protein: MSSYTEKISDKINDFDSHKVFFANDFLDIASNATVRQILKRLADEDKIKRVIDGFYYNPKYSELIGEYEAVSIHELALAIARKYNWNIAPYSSTALNLLGLSTQVPTHYKYISSGRYKEYKIGDTILEFKKVNPGEIANMSLKTATVIQSIKSLGKENITNEVIQKIRENLSEKERKDLMNESKSVPAWIYEVIREICEGQNE; this comes from the coding sequence ATGAGTTCATATACAGAAAAAATATCAGATAAAATAAATGATTTTGACTCACATAAAGTATTTTTTGCTAATGACTTTTTAGATATTGCATCTAATGCTACGGTTAGACAAATACTAAAAAGATTAGCAGATGAAGATAAAATCAAGCGCGTCATCGATGGTTTTTATTACAATCCAAAATACAGTGAGTTAATTGGAGAATATGAAGCAGTATCAATTCACGAGTTGGCACTTGCCATAGCGAGAAAATACAATTGGAATATTGCACCATATAGTAGCACAGCCTTAAACCTATTAGGACTTTCAACACAAGTACCAACACATTATAAATATATATCTAGTGGAAGATATAAAGAATATAAAATTGGAGATACAATTTTAGAATTTAAAAAAGTAAATCCAGGAGAGATTGCCAATATGTCCCTAAAGACTGCAACAGTTATTCAATCAATTAAGTCTTTAGGCAAAGAAAATATAACTAATGAAGTTATACAAAAGATAAGAGAAAACTTAAGTGAAAAAGAAAGAAAAGACTTAATGAATGAGTCAAAATCAGTGCCAGCATGGATATATGAAGTGATAAGGGAAATTTGTGAGGGTCAAAATGAATAA